CGCGTCGAGGGTAAAAGCCCAGTGCGCGTTCGTTGCCGACCCACACGGTTGCCCACAGTAACGCAGCGCCATCGCGTGCTGCGCTTTGCTCCGCCGCGTGCAGCAGCTGATAGCCCAGCCCCTGGCCGGTAAAGCGCTCCTGAATATAGAGGCGTTGCAGCTCGGCAGCGTCAGCGGTGTCGATCATCGAGTGGCTGGCGTTAAGCTTGATCTGGGCGAAGCCGACCAGGTGGCCGTTGGTTTCAGCCACCAGCAACGCAATGCCGGGTTGCGCAATCAGTTGGGCGATGGTGTGCGGCGCGAAGGCTTGCAGTGCCTCATGGGCAATCGAGCTGCGAATGCCTTCAGTGGCGTAGGTATCGAGAAACACCTGCATGCCCAATACGCCAATGCACAGCGCATCCTCGGCAATGGCGGCACGAATAATGAACGTTGGGGTGGGGGCGGTAGGCATTGAGCGTCCGTACTCAGGGTGGAAAAGATCACCGTTTTACCACGAATGCAGGGCGAAGGCGTTGAGCTGTTCTACGCCCGTTTCAGCTTTAAAAGCTGGGTGGGTTACGAGCCGCGCTAGTGGCTTACCAACTGCCCGACGCCCCGCCGCCGCCACTGGAACCACCGCCACCGGACGAGCTGCTGCTGGAGCTGGAACTCGAGCTTGCGGAACTTGAACCCGACCCACCGCCCGACCCCGAGCCGCCATCGGAAATGCTCGTCAAAAACACAATAAACGCAACGACGGAGGCCGCCGGTATTGCCAGTAGCCAACCCTGGTAACCGTGCCCGAGCATCAACCCCACCGCCACATACACCGCTGCCACCGCCAGCACACGCACGAGGAAGAAACGTGGTTTGGTCTTCCAGGATTGATGGATGACAAAGAACAGCCCCACGTACAACGCCAGCACCAGGGCGCCGCCAAACGGCAACGCCAGCCAATGCACGTAGTTGACTTCGACGAAGTGGCTCACCACCAGCACCGCGACGATGTAGGCCAGCGCTGCCACCACGCAGTAAAATACCGCGCGCGCCAGCCACAGCGCGCCAAACGTGGCCCCGCCGATCAGCAGGGTCAGTGGAAAGGCCACCAGGTACACCGGCCACTCCTGCCCGCCCGAATAAATCGTCAGCAGCACCGTCACCGCCACGGTGGCAATCAGCGCCCGGCGCCAATGCAGCTTGCCGGC
The sequence above is a segment of the Pseudomonas sp. R76 genome. Coding sequences within it:
- a CDS encoding GNAT family N-acetyltransferase, with translation MPTAPTPTFIIRAAIAEDALCIGVLGMQVFLDTYATEGIRSSIAHEALQAFAPHTIAQLIAQPGIALLVAETNGHLVGFAQIKLNASHSMIDTADAAELQRLYIQERFTGQGLGYQLLHAAEQSAARDGAALLWATVWVGNERALGFYPRRGYEVLGSPTYTFQGETHGNRLFGKTLILDV
- a CDS encoding TPM domain-containing protein, whose translation is MMAILRQSVLSLLALVFIGLLSTAQADTSPIGVALDQRVIDLTNTLDTSTTQRLNDQLAALEQRKGAQVAVLLVPTTGGASIEDYANQLFRAWKLGRKDVNDGILLVVAKQDRKVRIEVGYGLEGTVTDLLAHRIIEEHITPAFRQGDYAGGVQQAVNDLTVLVDGGDLPQQAAPQVNPQIIAVLLAFIAGAIGGVLIAAGKLHWRRALIATVAVTVLLTIYSGGQEWPVYLVAFPLTLLIGGATFGALWLARAVFYCVVAALAYIVAVLVVSHFVEVNYVHWLALPFGGALVLALYVGLFFVIHQSWKTKPRFFLVRVLAVAAVYVAVGLMLGHGYQGWLLAIPAASVVAFIVFLTSISDGGSGSGGGSGSSSASSSSSSSSSSSGGGGSSGGGGASGSW